A portion of the Candidatus Eisenbacteria bacterium genome contains these proteins:
- the rplO gene encoding 50S ribosomal protein L15, translating into MRLGAIRHNAGAVKIRKRLGKGRGTGHGGTSTKGHKGQKARSGGRVHRWFEGGQMPLQRRTPKVGFVNFTRKKVQIVNVSDLNRFEEGEEITPERLKEKRLIHRLNLPVKLLGDGKVEKALTVKVDAASTSAREKIEKAGGKLTLSHA; encoded by the coding sequence GTGAGACTCGGTGCTATCAGGCACAATGCGGGAGCGGTGAAGATAAGAAAACGCCTTGGCAAGGGAAGAGGCACAGGTCACGGCGGCACATCCACAAAAGGACATAAGGGGCAGAAAGCGCGCTCCGGCGGGAGAGTGCACCGCTGGTTCGAAGGCGGTCAGATGCCGCTCCAGAGAAGGACCCCCAAGGTGGGTTTTGTTAACTTCACAAGGAAGAAAGTCCAGATTGTGAATGTGTCGGACCTCAATAGATTCGAGGAAGGGGAAGAGATAACTCCGGAGCGTTTGAAAGAGAAGCGGCTTATCCACAGACTGAACCTGCCGGTGAAACTGCTCGGCGACGGAAAGGTCGAGAAGGCTCTCACGGTAAAAGTTGACGCGGCCAGCACATCAGCGCGGGAGAAGATTGAGAAGGCAGGAGGGAAGCTCACCCTAAGTCATGCTTAA
- the rpmD gene encoding 50S ribosomal protein L30 encodes MKGETSQVLKITQIKSSLRREKSQGLTLRALGLRKRHQTVLHKDTPEIRGMIKKVQHLVKVEVEEK; translated from the coding sequence ATGAAGGGAGAAACGTCTCAGGTGCTCAAGATAACCCAGATTAAGAGTTCGCTTCGCAGGGAAAAGTCGCAGGGGCTCACTTTGAGGGCGCTGGGCTTAAGAAAGAGGCATCAGACTGTTCTTCACAAGGACACACCTGAGATAAGGGGAATGATCAAGAAAGTCCAGCACTTGGTTAAAGTAGAAGTGGAGGAGAAGTGA